ttttttcatttttagtatgGTATATCATTGGATGGGGGGAAATTGAATGATGATTGAAATGTTCGAAAAGACTAAGAGTACTGAGTTAAAATTTCAGGGGACGTTGAGGAGTacattaaactaaattaaaaaacactatttatatccaatttataaaaaagacgCATAAGTAATGTCTTTAGAGCGGGTTAGAGCATTAATTCGAAATGTTTACTATTGCTACTGTGACCTCAACTGTGAATACTTCTCTCTTTGGCTAAAACTAGGCGTGGAACAAAACCAGAACATGCTATGTACGTGCTAGtagtcaaaagggtgtatcagtaGTTTTCCAGGAATAATTGAGGACATTGCTTTAAAACTTTCAGCGCATGCATAGGGAGCATGTAATTGCGATCAGCGGGTATGTAGTCCCTTTTACAATTactctcaaaattttcaaaaacacgctgatttaaaaggaagcaAAAGGTCTAATtagcttgaaactttaaggatCACTTTTGCTACTGCTACTGTGACTGCATCTTcaactacttgcgactgtgactatTTGAAGCTGTGACTGAGACTTTTCGTGACTACTTGCAAGTATGACTTCCTGTGACTATGACTGGGATATAACTACTTCttactgtgactacttgtgacgTTTGCTGAGACTGCCAGTGAatgtgactacttgtgactgtaaTCACTTACGACTAAAACTAATCGAACTTGTGACAAGTTCGACTAGAAAATATTGAGGGGTATAttggaagaaaaggaaaacacaGTAAATTCCTACTGGTTGtaaaaagggcgtatcagcccTTTTGATATCAAACTTTTAGCTTCAGAATTCCTCTCTTCTTCCCTCGCAACGTAAAAGCCTGATTCAGCTTTATGTGTCAtgcaaagttagtaacttgacGAACTATTATGAATACAAGGTGATATATTCAAAATGTCACTAATGTTGAGAAAACGAAAACCGTTTACAAATGATATGAAACCTACATTGTGAAGTACCCACAGAAATTGACTAAGAAGCAATATTTACCTGCGGAGTAGGAAATCCATTTTTGGGCCAGCCGAATGGATAGCTGTCCTGATCTAAAATAACATATTCTTGTTCAATGCCGAACCATGGGTGTTGATCTGCCGCTTTCTGCATTGCTTCAAGACAGGATTGCCTATGGTTTGTCTCTGAAACGAATTTGATAAGTTTTATGTCGGAAGCCAttgaaaagtaaaatgaaaagatacaaaaaggtAACTTCTAGCTTTCGAGGAATTGAGTatgaagtatatatatatatacatataagcGATACAATTGATTAGTCTTCTTGTTTTCTGACATCACCTAACTATTCTTATTTGATCATAATTTAAGAGACTTAGTTTTCATGTAGCATTAACTGTCAGAATTACCCCAAAACAATGAATTCTCAAAACCCCTTTCTCTTCGCCTGCATTTTTATCTTattgctaattaaaaaaaaaattgaaaaaaaaatataagaaagtaAAGACCCAGGTAAACTTAAGACCAGCGCAACAGAATTCCTATAgtgattcaaacttaaaacaaacccaaaagaaataaaataaacacgaataGCAAACGTATAGGATAACGaagaaaaatcactacaaacagaAGTGTGGCTATCCCCTTCCCAGTCCGTAAAAGTCTAAAGTCCACTGTGTCATtaacattttattgaaaattaaatctgTCTTAAACAGTTTTCggaaagaacaaatgaaagtaaactgaattttttacatatgctgatattaaTTGCTAGAATATTAGCAATTCAGGGTTCTAATTCACTATAATGTTGTTTATATTTGCCAATTTGtataaatgtaaaagaaaatatttgtaatatgatTTGTTTCCAAATTATCAGGGTATGTTGAGGGTGATATAAAAAACTAGTCTGAGGGCAACCAGTACCCTTCCTATTTCCTTTTTATCTGTCCTCCTCCCAAaggtatctgatcaaaatttttgaatatttgttaaaaataattgaaaaattaaacaagtgTGCCTCCATGGAAGACAAAACTCCCACATCGCATGGGGCTAGTGATGTACATCAAGTCAATTACCCATTTCTTATGTACAAGGCTGGTTATTGATAAAATGGGGTATGTTTGATCCTGAATCTCAAcaaggtctaataactatgtctctggaaCCACTATACCCCCACATACCCTGGGGGCACATTATGAAATGTGtcctttgtttacatatagtattcaTAATTAAGAGAGAGGGGGAATATTTGATCCTGAGTGTGTCAGAAaaggttaagggtattaagataaaACTTCAGGGAAGAATAATGGTATGTggcactaaatcaaaagaaattctGTGAAtcaaggttatcaaaagggtgtgtctacaatatcttaggaatgactAAGGTATTAAAATTTACACTTTAAGGACCACTATTGCCGCTCCTAATGTCACAACAGCTAAGACTACTTGCTACTGTGACTTTGACTGCTTGAGACTACTTGCAAGTGTCACTACTTGTGGCATCAACCAACTCTACTTGAAACCGGTCCTGTGTCCACTGTGTATATCCATGATGTCAAAAAGGTACATCTTCAATATCTTAAGATCGGTTGAAGATAATGACTGTAGCTACTACTAGTGCTGTGGTGGCAACTACGACTATAAATCATTGGGTCCATATGGAAGTGCGACTACTTATGGCTGTGGCTGTGACTACTTATAACTTTGACTGTTTGTCACTGTAACTAGGTTTGACTTCGAATACCAGCATATACGGTTATTTTTTACTCCGACCAAGACTACTTTTGATTGCAACTATGACTATGACTGCTTGCGACTGAGACTATTCACAACAGTCATAACTTGCGGCCGTAATTATTCCTGATTATGACTACTTACCTTTTCCAGTACCTGAGCACACGAATACATGTGACTTTGACTGCTTGTGATCCTGAAAATGTATGACTGCAACCGTGGACGCTTGTGAGTGCGAAAACGAAGTCAACACGACTGCTGCTGAGGGTACTTGCAGCTGTGACTATTTGTAAATGTGACAGTGACTGCTTACAACTGCAAGTGGGACAATTTGCAACGAGTGTGGTAACTAttgactgcaactactactactattagtactgctactgctactgcgaCTGTCACTGTAGATACTACTAAAACTTCTAATATTACCATTAAATCAGTTCAACGACATCCTGATTGTCAAAACGACATAGTgaatccaggttgtcaaaagttCTTGTCTGCATCATCTCACGAGTGGCTAAGGTTATAGATTGTGCCTTTTATTGAATGTTTTAGGGGATTTCCCATTAAACGAATGTTTCGGATCAAGCTCATGGTGCATTTAAGTAGTGAAAAGGGTGGATCTGTTTTAATCTCAGTAGTGACTATGGgtcttaagttaaaactttcatgAAATGCCAGGGATaactttgaacaaaaataaaagaaactatgtggatccaggttgtcaaataaCTATTAATGTTTCAAGAGTACTTAGGAAAGGATATCAAGTTGAAACATTCACGAATTGTTAAGAGGAATGTAAAACATAAGGATGTTGTGTACTGGATTTAAGGGGGTTGTTGAATATAATCAAAATACAACTATATGCATCCTGGTTGTCAAAATTGCGCACAAGTGCAATATCTGAGGCGATGTTATATTGTTGACTGGTCAgtgttttcaggggaaatttcaGGGGATactgaactaaatcgaaagataCCATGAACACATTTTTTGTTAAGATAGTGTTAGCAATATCTGAGacatatatatatcaatatatatattatatatatatatatatatatatatatatatatatatatatatatatatatatatatatattatatatatatatatatatatatatatatatatatatatatatatatatatatatatatatatatatatatatttattgctcgcttaataaaatttgtttataaaaactatctgaaaaaatattttcaaagataagtaaagagccatattaaactaaagacaagaagaaacaaagttttaaaataattcaaactcaaaacggcccaaaataatttaaaaaatacaaaaaataggaattaagaaaaattatcatACCAAACGTGAAGAGGGCACATgcttgtataaataattaaaacacttaagttaaaattaaaacgaagaaaaattactgcaaatagGAGATTGACTATTACCCCACTCTTCCACTTCTGGGCATGAAAGTTTAGGAGcctattttgtatattaaaacGCATTTGAACACTGTAATtcaatttgtcaaaaatattgaaaaaaataaaaatgactcCTTATATTAATCAAGAGGAGgagaaagaaataaacaaactaaataaaattgtaaTGCTGCCAATTTTAATAAATCTCAGTATTCAAAATTTACCTGCTCTATTGTTTTAAtcttacaattttttatttttttttagaaattaaatgaacaatcaAAGCAAACATGCGGATAACAggtaataaaatattgaaacgagtaaaaaatatatcgaatattcaagtcaaacttgatatatatatatatatgtatatatatatatatatatatatatatatatatatatatatatatatatatatatatatatatatgtatatatatatatatatatatatatatatatatatatatatatatatatatatatacataagtacatatatatatatacttataacaAAATCAATTACAAAAACAACTTAAGGAAACAGATAAACATAGCATATCCTACCTGTTcgggttttattgtatttataagTCTCACACaggacaattttatttttccctttattAAAAGGGTCCTGATACATTGCACATGGATATAAGTATACATCTGAATTGCTTCCTTCTGCTTGATAAGTAGAGCTGCCGTCAAATATCCAAATTGGTAGttctgaaatatatatatatatatatatatatatatatatatatatatatatatatatatatatatatatatatatatatatatatatatatatatatatatatatatatataatgccttaaaaaagtaaagatgtAGGAGGACTGGTATGTTCTGAAAtaggaagaaaattttaaagctcAGTAAACAGAAATTTTCTGAAAGCAATGGAGCAAAAATTTCGTATTATAATGTTTTGTTTATAAGAGGGGGTAAATTGCAAAATTACCTAtataaatacagaaaataataataagcagCAGATTAAATAAACTTAGAATTTGTCATAGGACTATATCGGTCCGTTAGTGTACGATATTTAACAGAAATTGAGTGTGAAAACCAGCCATCTCGGTACAAGATTTCCCTTTTAAACTACCCTAAAACATCATTTTAGTTTACTCTTTCTTCTATACtaacactaaaaataaaaagtaacaaCCAAGTTCTTATTTTGTTACACTGAAAGTTTACATTGTCTTTTGCTTCTTGTTGGATcaagcgccccccccccccaagtccctcTCCAAAAAAAGTTAGATTCCTTGTTGTTCCGGTCTATGTACAAAGTTCGGTATTTCAGGTGGGTAGTATTACTTTTGTGTTTGTATCTCCATAATACAAAATAATGCCAATTTGAGACCAAAGAAAATCACCAAACTTAAGTGTTGTTTCTGGGGCTAAATCCAGACACTAGGAGGCAGGAAAGTTCAGCATTATAATTCTGTTTTTGACTCAAAGAGACGGCTCCTATTATTCTGGGCAGTTTTCACGTACATTTTTCATTAGCTTATTATACAAAAACGGTTAACGGGTTtgttaagataaaaataaggaATTCAGCACAAGAAACCCAGAATTATTTTACGAAGTAGGTTAAACAGGCATATTCACAAAAATTATACACATAATTTTGAAGGAGgggaagtaaaaataaaaacatacgtttCTGAATTGTAAGGGGATAGtacaaaataatggaaaaaaaccTTTAGATTTTAGGGGGTGCTTAAACCCACCTTATGAGCCTGATTCGGAAGGGACTAAAGCCACAAAGCTTTAAACAACACAAATGAAAACCTTGAAAACAGAgtactataataaaaaaaacgatggTTGCAGAAAAAAGTATATACTCTAATTGATATAATCCTAGGATGGAAAGAAGCTGCTGAACTTGAAACACTGCTGAGATGCCGGACTCGAAAGCTATTTACAATTATGCCGAACGCTAAATGGAAGTAATGGTAATGGAGGTAATAGTGCTCGTTGGGACCTAGTTCCCATGCAAATTGGTGCATGAAGGGTGAGCTCCACGTGCCTTTGGATATCTGGCAAGCCATCGGAGAACCGAATGCACCTAGGGATGGTTGAGTTGTCAGTCCTCCAACTAAAACTCCTTTTGCTGTGAATTGAAGCAGAAATTCAGCCTCGGATATGTCATCTCAAACCCTTTTCGGCCAAGGATCACCTAGGACGAATCCCTCTGAAGATCGTTGACCATGGTAGCATCAATGTCACCATCTGGAATGTTCTGACGCTTAACCAGCCCGGTTCAAAGTCCCTGTTAGCCAAagcattaaataaatacaaagttACGATTGCTGGAATCACTGAAACACATCTGTCTGGTGACGGTGAGGTGTACATGGGTGAACGGTGCACGCTGCACTTGTCTGGTGGTCACCAGAAACGAGGAGGCGTTGGCCTAGTGCTGAACAGCGCTGCAAGCAAATTCCTCCTGCCATTCACATCAGCAACACCCTTGCTCCTGAGAGCAATGCTTAATGGTAAACATGAGAAAATACCCATCATCACCTGTTACGCCCCCACAAATGAAGCCGAGGAAGAATATAAGGTCGATTTCTATACTCTTGTCTTCTTTTCTCACGTCAGTAAATGACTACCTCGTCTTTCTAGGAGAGATGATAGCTAGCATATCCAATGAGTCTGGCCTGTGGGATTTTGTCGTTGGACCCGTAACAGTAGATAGCCCAAACGACAACGGAGAGAGAATGCTGAAATGCTGTCTCACCCACAATCTAAATATTGCAAACACATGGTTTCAGAGACCCAGCATAGCCAAGTACACCTGGTATAGCAATGATGGGTAGACGAAGAAGATGATCAACTACATCATCATACGCTGGTGATGGCTGTCGTCTGTACAGAACTGTCACACCTATCGCGGCTCCGAACTTGGGAACACCCATCACCATCTTGTTGAAGCCAGAATCAGGCTTTGCCTAAAAGCTACAGACACTAGCAAGACACCTTGGAAAATTGATACCTACCGTGTCCAGAAGGACCCCACTTTGGCTAAGCAGTATCAGGTCGAAATATCCAACAGATTTGAGGTCCTTACGCAGTGCGAGGATAGTTAAGGAGTATGGGAGCTCTTCAAAGAGAATACTCTTGCAGCTGTAACTAGTGTTGATAGAATGAAGCAGCGTAAGATAAATGCTTTATCAGCAACGAGTCCCTTGCCATTATTGATCGCAGAGGGGAAGCCCGCTTTCGTGGGGACATGGCAGCGAATAGGCCATTAAATAAAGAGTGCAACATTCTGATGCACAAAGACCGTAAGACATTCATTGACGAAAAAGCACGCGATCTCCAAGAGGCCATCAAAAAAGGAAACTATATCCACATATAAGATCCTTCGTGAGCTCTCAGGTCAATACAGTCAAGCTACATCGTATCACCGCAACGCCAGTGGCAAAAATATTTACGAAAAATCACAGGGCATCCGCAAGTGGGAACAACACTTTGAGAAGCTACTAAACTCAATTCCACCCGACCAAATTGACGACAAGATTACTGCTGCTGCTGCTGACAATACATCACCTGTCCTCAATGGCACCGAATTTACAGCAGAAGAAATTAAAGCTGCAGTACGAGAGCTGAAGAACAAAAAAGCAGCCGGGAGTATGTAGCCTGACGTAAGAGTTCCTTAAAAAAAGTGGTCCATCCATAACCCTCTTGCTACAAGTGCTGTTAATATTGTGTGACGCTCTAAAATGATACCATCAGATGGAGGACAGGCTTACTTGTGCCAGTCTataagaagaaagaaagtaaaGCAGAATATAATAATCACCGTGGAATTATTCTGCTCTTGGTAACCGGCAAACTCTTCGTCATGCTGCTCCTCAAGCGGGCAAAAAAGTACCTCCGTCTCCGTTGTCAACACTAGCAAGCTGGGCTCATGCCGGTCCTCTACTGagcaaatcaataaaattagacAACTGATAGAGAAAACTCTAGAATATAAACTGAAGGCAAACATTACCTTCGTCGATTTTTAATCTGCTTTAGACACTGTCGATAGACAGTCACTTTGGATGATCCTTCAATCTTCTGGTGTACCTAAGAAAAATGTTGATGTTTTCAAAGAACTATACAATAAGACCGAAAATGCTGGCATTGTAAATGGCCAGCTCTCCccacattttcaaattaaaaacggTGTTCGGCAAGGCTTCGCTGCTCCTCCCAAACTCTTTAACTGTCTAATGAACCACGTTCTAAAAAAACACTGCAAGCGCATCCTTTTGGCATTGATTTTGCTGGAGGAGTTCTGTCAGACGTTGAGTTTGCTGACGATAGTATGCGAAAATCTCACTGACATCAAAACTGCTCTGGAGACGCTAGAATCTACTGcaaaaaaacttggtttaaaTGTAAACTGGACCAAGACCAAAATACTGCCTGTGGAAAAGACAGTATGCAGCCCCCTGACAACTATAGAGTGTGTTTGGCCAAGATGTTTAGATAGTCAGGCAGTTTGATTACCTCATTTAAATTGTCTACTCAAACGGAAATCTGGATACAGAAATATCAGCAAGGGTGGCAAAGACGAAAGCCGTTTCCGTCTACCTACTGAAAACAATATTCCACAGACCCCAGATCAGTCGTCTCACGAAAGCCCGTATCTACTCTGCCTCAGTAGCAAGTGTGATGTTGTACTTGTCAAAGACTTGGCCTTTGACTCAATCGCAGAGGATGAGGGTAGATGCTGTCTAGACAAAACACCTCCGCGAAATCGAACACGTTTGGTGGCTCGACAGGGTATGGAACACGAATATCTTCCGGTCCTTTAAATTACCTTCCCTGTCCGAACAGCTTGATTCCTGCTTGATGCGTTGGAACGGTCATTTACTTCGCCTACCCACTGAAGCAACTGCCCTACTTTTATTCGATTTCAATACAACTGCAAACGGCTGGAAATCCCCCAGAGGTAGACCACGTATGAGATGGGCGAGCTGTCATCCACAATCGATTCACTCTGGAGACTACAAACGGCGCTGAAGTCTGGTTCCTTCTACGTCACTGCCTATCAAGAGctttaagtaagtaagtagaAGGCTAAATTAATAGAGTATTGAACTTATTCAAATTTAGATCAAAGAAAGATATAAGTAAAGGTTCAGAGGTAGAACCAGTACAAAGAAACGTAGCCCTTAAAGCCAAACGCTATAACTGAAGGGTTTCCTTATATAGGACTCAAAATCGAAATAATAGAAGATAACTTCTTTCtcaatacctattttttctaatctttaagtaacaaaaacacAATTTCCTTACAGATCAGAAATTGTTTCAGGATATTTGGGGAAAGAACCTTATCTCTGTAGAAGTATTGCTTAATTTACGTACGTCTCGGTTAATATTGTGCATGAGTTTGTTTAATCTATCCAAATGCTAATTTTCCCCCACATTTATTATTTGGATCCTTAACCCAGTGTTAATTGTCACATACTTTACATAAGCGCGTAGAATTTTAGTCTTTGACTATATTTTACTACGAGGGCACAATTCAATATAAACAGATGATTATAGACATTTTGAATAGAAGCtacaggagcaaaaaaaaacaacatagaacaaaaaaaaaacataaaaaaaacaacagaaaaacataGCATTTTGGGAAGCGTTTGCCAactaaattttgtcaaatttaataCCTGATGAATGCTTGGGATGGAAATCAAGCGTTCTGGTCTTATTTCGGATGAATTCTCCGGTGCCATCAATCCAAATATAAGTTGCTAGAATTTTGTTATCTGGCTGAGACAGGTTCAAATACCGGTCCAGTACAGCTTTGTTTGTTGCAGCTGAGTAGCCTGCCGTAACAGGGCCATTGttccaatattttcttttaattattctttcgAAGGAataaagatacataaaaaatagacagaaacataaaaaaatacagaaacacaaaacaatatagacaggttttttaagaaaatcatttcTTGAAATTCATCCATTCTGGTACAATTCAAACTAGGACCGCCAGAGATTATCAGCTATTGCCGCATTGTTAAATTATATAACAGGCGTGCCACTTAATCTATGAGAGCTTTCTTACTTTGTTTACAATTCTGGAAgcttgaatatttaattttagaggGATCCAGAACTTAacatttccatggaaaatttggtataatttaaaaaaaaaaaaaatctggaacaTAAATATTTCTCTAAATAAGTGAAATGTGTCggcttattgcctttcttggcaggcgaatggcgaataatttttgttttgttttcttaataaatgtatatctcataTCTCGTATAAACATGTCTAGCATTAAGGTACTTAAAGAGAGGGCAGAAAGATTTTAGGAATAGTTGTGATCATTAGGccctttaaattattttttatatgtttgacATAATTTATCCATAGTTTCTGCTCTTTAAATTTACCCCACACCCAACCAAAATAAGATCTTGTGCATGTGTACAGCTTAGGATTATGTAATCAGGGGTGTCTGTTATAAAATACCTAGCATTCAAGTACTTAAACAGAGGGCAGAGAAAGTTTAAGCCTACTTGTGATCGTTAGGCCCTTTAAATTGTTTCTTAAATGTTTTACATAATTTATCCACTGTTTTTGCTCTTCAAATTTACCCCACACCCACTCAAAATAAGATCTTGCGCATGTGTCCAGCTTAGGATGATATAATCGGGGGTGACACTATTTTCTGTACATAAATTTCTACATAGTCTTGCAAAACATTCTATGAAGAACGATTTAATGGTCCCTAGATGGAAGCACatacagttaaaaaattttgtacacgttaaaatagtaaatctttaactaaagttatttttatagAATGCTCAGAAGGGTAAAGTAAAATGCAGTTAAAAGATCAATAGATATTGAAATAATAAATCCAACTTAAAGTTGCTTCAATGGATACCTACAAGGCTATATTTTTTTCGGTGGGTATGGGGGTAAAATATATTCCGCTTGGTttcgaaaaat
This DNA window, taken from Artemia franciscana unplaced genomic scaffold, ASM3288406v1 Scaffold_3752, whole genome shotgun sequence, encodes the following:
- the LOC136043218 gene encoding glutamine synthetase-like; the encoded protein is IIKRKYWNNGPVTAGYSAATNKAVLDRYLNLSQPDNKILATYIWIDGTGEFIRNKTRTLDFHPKHSSELPIWIFDGSSTYQAEGSNSDVYLYPCAMYQDPFNKGKNKIVLCETYKYNKTRTETNHRQSCLEAMQKAADQHPWFGIEQEYVILDQDSYPFGWPKNGFPTPQVNIAS